Genomic DNA from Alosa alosa isolate M-15738 ecotype Scorff River chromosome 6, AALO_Geno_1.1, whole genome shotgun sequence:
AAATAATCAATGCAAAATTAGATCCTAATGTGTAGtaatcatttttattatttcgTCATTTTGACTAATTTGACCTTCTGATTCTACCCACATGCCCTAAAGCAGTCATGTTTGCAGTCCGTTTACAGATTTCAAATGGAAACGGAAGGATGTTGAAGGGTCTTTGGACAAATCTGGCAGATAGACTGACACATCAAGCAGCCACAGGGAGTTCAGTAGCATTGGACAGGGTAGATTTATTGTCAGGCAACATCCCAGACCTCTAAGTGGTTGAAATTAGTCAACTCTGTGAGCAGTTGAGTTAGGAGGGGGATAAGCATGGCGCAGCTTTCCTTCAGAGAAATGTAATTGAACAGATCAAGCTGGGATTTCACCTCTGGGgcagtttgagagagagagagagagaggagagagggagaggggaaaagaacAGGCAGCAGGAGAATTGTAAATGTCATCGTGACGCAGCAGGTTGCATACAGTTACACTAACCATGAGAGTGAGTGGATTTAGACTCGTTGGGAAGTCCGTTGAGATGAGCAGTTCACACAGGCTGTAGTGAtagattataataataatagcactaataataatgatgataataatactgctactactaataataacagtaatagtatTAACTGGACATATATGCATCACCATTATTGCATCTGTTGCTCtcgaaaaaataataattatgattATAATATCATATAAGTAATTGCaagaacagcagcagcaagaAATGATGTGGGATTTACGTTTCTTTAGCAATGGTAAATGCTCTTGAAGCTGGTGTGCTGATAGATTGTGTTTTTGAGAGTTACCGTTAGCGAAAGGAAGCTTGTGTTATGCTGGTGATTAATAGATGATAGCCCACGCCAAGATATGCAGTACAACAGAccagaacagagcagaacagacaTTCAttctctcagcagcagcagcagcctagACAGAGGCGCGAGCCACAGGAAGAAGGGGGAGAAAAAGACCAAAAAATGCCTCTGGTTTTTTTCGCATTGACTGTAGCGCAGCCATTTATTCTGGGCCTTATTGCTTAAGTTGGGCTGTCATCACTAAtaacgccaccaccaccaccaccaccgctgctgctgctgggctgaGATTGAGGCTGTGCCTGCAGGCTGTAAGATGGTGCAGTGGAGGGAGACAGAAGTGAGGTGGTAGACCTGACTCCATggtctcaatctctctctctctctcactctgtctctctctccctctctctccctctccccctctctctctctgctcgcTGCTCGTCAAAGATGACGAGTCCATCATTAGTCCAGCACTGTCCGTCATAAGGAGCTGGTGCATCATCAGCCTTGGTTGTGCACACGGCTGGAATAGTGTGTCTGTcttactctcttctctcttttactcactcactcactcgctcgctctctctctctctgttcctttctTTCAGGGTTATTTCGGGAGATTCAGCTTTAGCTGGTTTTCATATTCTGCCTTTTGATGTTTCTACAGTGTTTGCACAATGCAGACATAATTAGGTCTCCAAAATTAATAATAACTCGCAGATGCATAAACATGCTCGccatcattatttttttgttacagTTGGCCTGAAAGGCTCAATTTCACATCCTAGCTTTGGTGGGTAAGGTAGAACATAAAAGTGATGtctattttttaatcttaaccAAACATGATGATAAACATTAGCATATTATTTCTGTGGTGATtggagtctgtgtgtctgcgtcacTGTTAATTGTGAATATAATTACCATCTGATCATTGCCTTATTTTAGTCTTTCAAATGAAAAGGACGCATTCAATTGCTGTACGCTCAGATAGTGAGGAAAGCAAACACGTTCCTGATTTATTACCGTTGAAATATTTATGTAGGTTTCATACACCCAATAGGTCAGTGTCTATACTTCATAAGACTTTGAACAcaggaaatatatatatatatatgataataAGACTGGTATTTCACATTTCATTGACCATGTCAGCAGTGAATAAGACTTAACGTAAAAGCACCAATTACCACCCCTtttgttcgaaaattctaaaacaacaatgtgttttaatacttttgataacatttgataaattaaccgtacatttttcagtagccataagtGTGTAGATTTTAACAAAAtatggtttggttcttaccggggcttttactgcctgaaatatccataTTTTTTGTTTACCGTGctcagagtttagtgctgggctggtcgGTGCCCTATTTCCGCACTTTCACGCGGCACATCAGCCGTTAGACCGACAATTCTCGTCGCAAAAtgaaaattccactggagctccaagcggatttgtacacccagccttacaacactgtttacagctcttcgagtcacgttaaaatgtcagttttggtacatagctaatttagatacacctatggtgtgggtgcttgcgtttctttacgaatccgccgtcttggtttgtatagaaatgaatttTAAGttacacatacacgtaagagagTGGAAATAGGGGACGGGCGGTAATAGGTGACGCTCCAATATCACTTTGAGTTTGGCCTTTTTGCTGCCattaatgattgtgtgtgtgtctgtgtgtgtgtttgtgtgtgtgtgtgtccctttagCCCGTGCTGCCCCACACAGCGGTGTGTTTTGCCTGCGGTGAGGCGGGGAAGGAGGACACGGTGGACTCGGAGGAGGAGAAGTTCAGCCTGTCCCTGATGGAGTGCACCATCTGCAACGAGATCATACACCCCAGCTgcctcaaggtgtgtgtgtgtgtgtgatgttcaaGGTCTATAAGATATCAAGAGCAAGAATGATTTGTGTGTATGAAGAGTGACAGAAAGATGGGTCATAGAAATGGATATGTGTGGGCGTTTTTTTatgctgtgtgttttttatgctgattgattgattgattggtttgtTGATGATCTAGTGTCTTGAATTTCGCCttgggaatcaataaagtatctatctatctgtcttctCGGAGAGTAAGTTCACATaacagtattgtgtgtgtgtgtgtgtgtgtgtgtgtgtgtgtgtgtgtgtgtgtgtgtgtgtgtgtgtgtgtgtgtgtgtgtgtgtgtgtgtgtgtgtaaattattCCTGTGTGTGCTTACCCCCTCTCTGATGTGTGAGTGCAGATGGGAAAGGCAGAGGGCATCATAAACGATGAGATTCCAAATTGTTGGGAATGCCCCAAGTGCCACAAGGAGGGCAAGACCAGTAAGGTAAGACTTCAGCTCGACTTGGCACTGTGTGCCTGCCGTAGTTTCtttgtaaaaaatgtatttaaaaagtATTTCAACTAAAGTCTACGGTTAGTGTCAGATGGAATGTCTTCCTGTACAGTATTTAAAGGACCAGTatataggaaataatggaaaataaactgtaaccattccaaaaatgatcaccatatgttgtcagagagtaaggaaacacgatgaattgaagtaatggcttatttgactacattactctaacccgtaaaaccccgcAAAACCCatggaaaaaaatgagttacggggcggaatctcttggaattttcgtttatgttttgaacgattaattctagaatagcgtattaataatgggctggcatgtcctcctatttgtgttgccaaattagcaaaggccaactgtcaacttgctgtcaattgtagtcatgaacgcctacgagaggcaggcaaatttcccaAATTAAAAccagaaacaaattaagtggacatcggaggagcttcctgagatggtgacgtcttcgtcaaacgaagaatatcatgTTTgatgcagagctggccatatttctccacaacaggtagcctaggctaaacttcatctgcatcgctaacttcagctaaatatgttacgttggttagagaggtattttttgttttcactgtttccgtaatgtgtagctgggtcatggttggagaaacgttaaagcagctgcaggtcaactaacgttagctaagtcttcattacatctggcaacccagaagaagctcgcgtctggtagtcttgagaacgttcaccagtgttttgattttggcctacagaacgttcggtaacaatcctacaaatcacaCCTTTAAACTAAAGTCTACGGTTCGTGTCAGATGGAATGTCTCTGTCAGATGGAATGTCGCTGTGTCAGATGGAATGTCTCTGTGTCAGATGGAATGTCTCTGTGTCAGATGGAATGTCTCTGTGTCAGATGGAATTTCTCTGTGTCAGATGGAATGTCTCTGTGTCAGATGGATTGTCTCTGTGGTACTGTTGATTCCCTCAGATGTCCTCCTGCTGCATCTGCTCATGCTCCATATGGctcagatttgtgtgtgtgtgtgtgtgtctgtgtgtgtgtgtgtgtgtgtgagagagaaacacagtggTCCTCTGAGCTTTGTGTTTGATGAGGACGGCAGTCTTGGCTCCACAGGAACcatggctgctgctgcttctgcagtactcttacagtttttctcagtcgctttggtgcttttctcagatcagaattaaAATTACTAAAATTAAAATTACTAAAATTACTCATAACTAtaagttcaacctccacaacatttagtcatttgtgcacatcttAGTAGctatttctccttcctctgaacaaattgcaaatgcttttgaacatgtatcagttgcttcgtcatgtcagtcaaaattaactatacttatggatactaaatagtcgttcccaataaacctactagtcttcatttcattgcttgagtcattacatacaaaattggtgaactagttatcaaattctgtcacaatgctgtagaattgcaaagaacatatacagtaaaactgtgaaacgtacatattcagtgtcttgtactcacttactcccctaacgacagcaatttgtaactttactgtagttttcaaatggctgtacaagtactgtcttgagcatttccaggtagtgtcaccgagttctgacctttttttgcatgggaaaacactgagagcataaactttcgtaatgaaaacatgacaaagccatttgactatcttgttcataaacgatggtgtcaagacttctcattttgatgacactggcagtttcattgacataaatacttgcttttgaggaatggactatccattttgagcaagtgacgtgcttttgcaggtcatccactaggttttgcagtttgcactaattgttttgagaaatgcactaaccactgtgcaaatgttaatagtgatgtgagaaaagcaccaaagcgactgagaaaaactgtaatagcaGTCATGGTATTTATTTGCCTGTGAGATGGCTGGGACTGATAGGGACTTCATTTTAGTGCTTCAGCATTTGCTGTGTTTTTACGGGCTGATCGAGATCTAGTCTAGCAGAGAAATATGTCCCCATAGACTTCAGAGTGCCTAGACAGATGGACACATGCTTTTAGGAGGACCGAGCACTTTACCTTAATGGCAGCTCTGTCTGTGGCTTCCCTAGCCAAGGAGTCATGCTAAAGCTAAACACATTAGCCGTGGTGTGATGCCGTAGCCATGGCAACAGTGTCGCAGAGTTTAGAAAGTAATGGTGTTTGTTCCTGTACTTTTAGTAATATGAAGTGACAGAATGACTGCACCCTCTCAGAGTTTGGCTGGTAGGCTACTCTATTGTCAACTCATCCACACTGTAATCAAATGACAGAGCACTTTtgtagttgtgcagatgtaatGTTTGGTGAGAGGCACTTTTGTTTTGAACTATGAACTGAGCCTTAATCTGTGTTATGAAGCGTCATCCTCATCCCCACCACACTGACATGGGGTTCTAATTGTGAGGATAGTGCATGTGAATGCATGCACATCTTCAACCTTGTCAGAATCGGCTACAACTCTCGATTTTTCACCTTTGACCCGTTCAGGATGGGGGTGATGGTTTGGGCAAGCGACGGACGGACAACGGGGAGGTGGGGCGTTGGAAGCTGACGGACGACCCACCTCCCAGCAAGAAGAAGCCCCTCTCCCTGGAGGACGGCCCCCGTCAGGACGGACACAAGCGCAAGAAGGAGAAAGAACTGCCCCAGGAGAGCGCACCCAAGAAGAaggtgagatggagagaacgagtggagagagggatgaggagaggatggattagagagagagaatggaggagagagagagagcggagaatggagaatggaggagagagagtggagagggggatgagagagagagaatggagggggaggagagagtggagagagggatgaggagagggggatgagagagagtggagagagggatgaggagagacagGTGGGgtatcaggagagagagagaggagaacttGAGAGAGATATGAATTAtgatgagtggagagaggaaggtcgggtgaagagagagagagagaaacagagggttCTGAATGAGGGAGGACAAGCTTAGATGACTGTCTGTTTGAATGATTTCAGTCATGCCGTCTCAGAGAGAGCAAAGTATGATGGAGAATGagcgcacagagagagacaggtgtagcacacagaaagagacacacaagTACATGTGTACAGTACGACTGCCTGCAactaacatttattttcatacttgattaATCCGTTCATTATTTTCTTGATTAATTTATTAGTTGTTTGATAAAATGTCACTGAAATTGTAAAAGGTTGCAATCAGAGATTCAAGATATTTTTTGGGATCATACTGAACTAACGAAGCGGCAGCGGTaagcgtaacgcaacgctcagaccataataagttctatctcgttcctaagtaaCAAATAGTTtgcctaaactgacaattgaatacgctcgccttgcgctttgaaagttgaaccaagttcaacgctcagcttgttcaacactAGCTTTACGCTAGCGCTGCAACCGTtctgctgccgaaccatagagaccaatggaccctttcaagagagttccattatcagcatcatagttggccccacaaggcttcctttttaacattccatatgttatcttaatgcagaggaagtagattggggcccaaatagaacgttcaagcattgtttttgtttaccttcttgaaagggtccataggaaACCTGTCGCTTGCCTCTGGCCAGTGTGATCCCTGCCTAAAGCAATGACAAGCCAATTAACCAATTACCAAAATAGTTGAAAACTAATCAATTAATTGTTGTAACCCTTGTGCGCAGAGGGGAGATAAGTAGAGAAAGAgtagaggaaaagaaagacacacacacacactcacacacactcacacacatagtgaGCAGAGGACCGACACATCCATACAGTTTTCATCAGTAGCCTCTGATTTGAGTGTAAACCTTGAGCGCGTTTCTTTCCTTCTCACTTGtaacactctcactctccctgtcTTTGTTTTAGATGAAAGGTGCCCGAGAAAAGCACCTAAAAAAGGTATGTGCGACTTCATGTGTTTCTATCGATAGCATGTGAAGTTCTGTACACGGTGATTTAAACTAGGCAGCTTAGGGTAGCTTTCATGGCGGTCTGTggcccatcaacacacacacacacacacacacacacacacagaagagttGGTGGAGGGGTAATTGTGAAGCAGgaacagaaagggagagtgtgtgatgtttccgccccccacacacacactgaaggttGACCGGTGGGGGGACTCTCGCTCTCCCCCAAAGCTGCTTGTTAACTTTTACAAACAGCATAACTAAGAATGAGTGCACTCAAGGTGACAGACTGTCATGGGGAGCAAGGACTTCAAAGGGtgaagggggttgggggggggatCCTGGTGTGACGACGCTGCCGGCCTAAAGGGGCTCTGAGGCTGTGTGGAGTCGGAAGATAAGAAGAAGCTGACTGCTCAGGTCCTTTCACAGTCCTCATGCAGGCTCCAGTTATTTCTATTTAAATGCATAGCAAGGAGGAGGAAAATGACGCTcgactcctctctttctttttttagtgtctgtctgtgactgtCCACATTTAGCTAAAGATTTTCTGTGAGAGATTACATGTTTAATATAGTCACCCCAACCCCAATAGTGAAGCTTAGCACCAGCCCTAATTATGGCTATGTGATGAATGTGGAAGAAGCTGTTGTGCTTTCATCATTTTAATATCATTTAAGTTCACCTTCATATGCTGCCATGAATGAAGTTACTATTTTGGCCTTGAGGTTCTCCCGGGTTCTAAATGTTCTTCCTTTTGTTTTAGATGTTCTCTCTTGTTCTTGATGAAATTCCTCTTCCTCTTGATCTAAAGTCCTTGGTCTTGTTCTTGTGGAAATTCCACTTCCTCTTAATCTAAAGTTCTtgatgctctctccctctctctctctctctctctctctctctctctctctctctctctctctctctctctctctctctctctctcttcttgagGTTTTCTCTGTTTTGTTCTCTTGTTCTTGacgctctcttttctctcttcatttGTCTCTCGTTCATTTGTTCttggtgttctctctctctctcttgttcttgacgttctctctcttgttcttgacgttctctctcgttctgttcttaattttcttctcctctcgcGTTCATTTGTTCTtgatgttctctctttctctctgttcttgatgttctctctctttctctctgttcttgatgttctctctctttctctctgttcttgattttctctcttcttctttctccttGGTGGCCAGAAGCAGAAGCCCAACGCCGACGCGTCCGAGACCAACGGGCCCAACTCCTCGTCCGGTGGGGGTCAGGGCTCGGGCGGCGGCTCCAACTCGGGTGCAGCGTCGTCAGGCGGGACCTCATCGGCGAGTCAGGACCAGCGTTCACACCAGCGCGAGAAACTCGAGCGTTTCAAGCGCATGTGCCAGATGCTGGAGCGGGCGCGcgactccacctcctcctcctcgtccagcTCTGAGTCTGACTCTGAGTCCGACTCGGACTCGCCATCGGGCGGCGCTGCGTCCGACCCCCCCTCGCCTCCCCCGGTCGCCTatggcaacagcagcagcagctccagtGCGGCGCGGGACCGCGAGAGGGAACGCGAGCGGAACCGGCGACTGGCCGAGCTGGGCTTCAGCGCTAGCGAGGACTCGGAGGCCGACGGGCCCGAGGACGAAAAGGACGAGCGGCCCGAGGAGACCACGAGCGGCACGGACAAATCGACGGCCGCCGCGCGCAGGCGAGGGGCCGGGGACTCGGCAGCGTCTCAGCGAGGAGGTCGCAAGGTCAAGGACGAGCCTCAGGACGAGCAGGGCGGGCCTGACAGGGGCCGCAAGGGGACGCTGCTGCCCCCTCCCTCGCCTCTCTCCTCCAGCCAATCGCAGCCCTCCTCCGGCCACGGTGGACCCTCGCCCAGCCAAGATGGCTTCTCCTCGTCGTCCACCAAGCGCAGCAACGGGCAGGAGGCTCGGAACGGGCGCACGCGGGCAGGAGGTGGACGTGAGGCCCAGGAGAAGGAGAACGCCAACAGCAGCGGAGGAACTGGAGGCCTGGCCAACCACCGGCACGCCGGCAGCAAAAGCGGCCGCAGCGGCAGCAACAAGATCCGTAGTGCCAACCGGCAGAACCAGCAGGGCGGCGCCGGTGGGTCATCGGTGCGAGGCGGCGCGGGGGGTGCCATCTCGGCCACCACCACGGCCAACGGGGGTGGCGGGGCGCTGTTGCTGGGCAACCCGGCAGGCGGGCTGGCCGCGTCTCCGCGGTCGCAGACAGCCTCGCGGCTCGGTCACCAGCAGCCGCGCTCGCAGCTGGTCAAGCGGAGCCCACCGGCCGTGCCATCGCCGCCGCGGCCCGTGCAGATGGAGCGGCACCTCGTACGCCCGCCGCCGGCCTGCCCCGAGCCCCGCTGCCTGCCCCTGGACGGGGGCGCCTCGCACGTGCTGCCCCGCGACGTCTGGCTGCGCGTCTTCCAGCACCTGAGCCAGCGAGAGCTCTGCGTCTGCATGCGAGTCTGCCGCACCTGGAGCAGATGGTAGGCAATAGCGCTGACACCagcgggagggagagggagaggttagGGGTCAGAGGTTAGGGGGAAAATAGTTCCTGGAAAATTGTTTTTTAATGGCACTGAGAACGATCACCTTGTTTTTTCAATTTTGTTTTCTCATGTAGCGTCATAAACAATCAGTGTTTTGTCAGAACTCAGACCTGAAGCCCAACATGGCAAGTGTGTGCAGTGCACATGGCCAAAGCATGGATCTCACTGACCCAGGCAATCAGGTTATCTCCTCCCTACATGCCCCCTGGTCCCAAGGGCCAGCACTCATCTGGTCCCTCAGAGTGAGAgtagaggtcagaggtcaggcgGAATGGCATGCAGAAGGCAGAGAGGAGGGCAGCAGGggtcatacagtatgtgtggtcaAAGATACAGAAGTTTAAGGAGTGTGATGGGTAAATTAAgacttatcattattattattattattattgttattatcatcattattatagCGCATCCACATGTGGTACTGCATGGTGTCTTCTCTCATGTTAAAAAGTCACAAGTCAGCATAGATAGTTTTTTTACCCTGTAGGAGATGAGTTGTGCAAACCATATTTGGATATACTGCCAACTTGTAcaatttgtattgtattgtattttaaACTTCTGAAATACATTTGCAGTGTCACTATTTTGACAGTCTGCTTATTTTTGCATGATGTAACACTGCTTAGTTTATTGCCGAGTTTAATGTGATGATGTGGTGGGGCTAGAAGGAAGTCAGAGGGGACTTCCCATTACCCATCTGTGTTTTAATGAGTTGGGGCGAAACATGAAATAATCAGTGTGGTGGGCATTTCACAGATGGTGTTGGGCTCTCAGCTCAGTCTGCTGTTGGGCTCTCAGCTTAGCCTGTTGATCTCTTAGCTGCAGTATTGCTTTTCACCCTGGT
This window encodes:
- the zgc:158376 gene encoding F-box/LRR-repeat protein 19 isoform X3 — translated: MSGSKALGGGARRRRTRCRRCQACQRTECGECHFCKDMKKFGGPGRMKQSCLLRQCTAPVLPHTAVCFACGEAGKEDTVDSEEEKFSLSLMECTICNEIIHPSCLKMGKAEGIINDEIPNCWECPKCHKEGKTSKDGGDGLGKRRTDNGEVGRWKLTDDPPPSKKKPLSLEDGPRQDGHKRKKEKELPQESAPKKKMKGAREKHLKKKQKPNADASETNGPNSSSGGGQGSGGGSNSGAASSGGTSSASQDQRSHQREKLERFKRMCQMLERARDSTSSSSSSSESDSESDSDSPSGGAASDPPSPPPVAYGNSSSSSSAARDRERERERNRRLAELGFSASEDSEADGPEDEKDERPEETTSGTDKSTAAARRRGAGDSAASQRGGRKVKDEPQDEQGGPDRGRKGTLLPPPSPLSSSQSQPSSGHGGPSPSQDGFSSSSTKRSNGQEARNGRTRAGGGREAQEKENANSSGGTGGLANHRHAGSKSGRSGSNKIRSANRQNQQGGAGGSSVRGGAGGAISATTTANGGGGALLLGNPAGGLAASPRSQTASRLGHQQPRSQLVKRSPPAVPSPPRPVQMERHLVRPPPACPEPRCLPLDGGASHVLPRDVWLRVFQHLSQRELCVCMRVCRTWSRWCCDKRLWTQIDLSRQRSITPPMLSGIIRRQPVSLNLGYTNISKKQLMWLINRLEGLLELDVSGCPWASVSALCQAVCPCLRLLDLSRIEDLKDSNLRELLAPPNADTRSAHGENRGGRFQNVTELRLAGLDVTDATSRLLVRYLPHLTKLDLSQCGNITDQTIHTLTSPISPLRESLTHVNLAGCVKVTEQCLALLRRCASLQSVDLRSCSQLGPDACQLLSSPTPAPPHDHTTLLKNS
- the zgc:158376 gene encoding F-box/LRR-repeat protein 19 isoform X1, which gives rise to MRDQGVCDSSLREGMSGSKALGGGARRRRTRCRRCQACQRTECGECHFCKDMKKFGGPGRMKQSCLLRQCTAPVLPHTAVCFACGEAGKEDTVDSEEEKFSLSLMECTICNEIIHPSCLKMGKAEGIINDEIPNCWECPKCHKEGKTSKDGGDGLGKRRTDNGEVGRWKLTDDPPPSKKKPLSLEDGPRQDGHKRKKEKELPQESAPKKKMKGAREKHLKKKQKPNADASETNGPNSSSGGGQGSGGGSNSGAASSGGTSSASQDQRSHQREKLERFKRMCQMLERARDSTSSSSSSSESDSESDSDSPSGGAASDPPSPPPVAYGNSSSSSSAARDRERERERNRRLAELGFSASEDSEADGPEDEKDERPEETTSGTDKSTAAARRRGAGDSAASQRGGRKVKDEPQDEQGGPDRGRKGTLLPPPSPLSSSQSQPSSGHGGPSPSQDGFSSSSTKRSNGQEARNGRTRAGGGREAQEKENANSSGGTGGLANHRHAGSKSGRSGSNKIRSANRQNQQGGAGGSSVRGGAGGAISATTTANGGGGALLLGNPAGGLAASPRSQTASRLGHQQPRSQLVKRSPPAVPSPPRPVQMERHLVRPPPACPEPRCLPLDGGASHVLPRDVWLRVFQHLSQRELCVCMRVCRTWSRWCCDKRLWTQIDLSRQRSITPPMLSGIIRRQPVSLNLGYTNISKKQLMWLINRLEGLLELDVSGCPWASVSALCQAVCPCLRLLDLSRIEDLKDSNLRELLAPPNADTRSAHGENRGGRFQNVTELRLAGLDVTDATSRLLVRYLPHLTKLDLSQCGNITDQTIHTLTSPISPLRESLTHVNLAGCVKVTEQCLALLRRCASLQSVDLRSCSQLGPDACQLLSSPTPAPPHDHTTLLKNS
- the zgc:158376 gene encoding F-box/LRR-repeat protein 19 isoform X2 — encoded protein: MRDQGVCDSSLREGMSGSKALGGGARRRRTRCRRCQACQRTECGECHFCKDMKKFGGPGRMKQSCLLRQCTAPVLPHTAVCFACGEAGKEDTVDSEEEKFSLSLMECTICNEIIHPSCLKMGKAEGIINDEIPNCWECPKCHKEGKTSKDGGDGLGKRRTDNGEVGRWKLTDDPPPSKKKPLSLEDGPRQDGHKRKKEKELPQESAPKKKMKGAREKHLKKQKPNADASETNGPNSSSGGGQGSGGGSNSGAASSGGTSSASQDQRSHQREKLERFKRMCQMLERARDSTSSSSSSSESDSESDSDSPSGGAASDPPSPPPVAYGNSSSSSSAARDRERERERNRRLAELGFSASEDSEADGPEDEKDERPEETTSGTDKSTAAARRRGAGDSAASQRGGRKVKDEPQDEQGGPDRGRKGTLLPPPSPLSSSQSQPSSGHGGPSPSQDGFSSSSTKRSNGQEARNGRTRAGGGREAQEKENANSSGGTGGLANHRHAGSKSGRSGSNKIRSANRQNQQGGAGGSSVRGGAGGAISATTTANGGGGALLLGNPAGGLAASPRSQTASRLGHQQPRSQLVKRSPPAVPSPPRPVQMERHLVRPPPACPEPRCLPLDGGASHVLPRDVWLRVFQHLSQRELCVCMRVCRTWSRWCCDKRLWTQIDLSRQRSITPPMLSGIIRRQPVSLNLGYTNISKKQLMWLINRLEGLLELDVSGCPWASVSALCQAVCPCLRLLDLSRIEDLKDSNLRELLAPPNADTRSAHGENRGGRFQNVTELRLAGLDVTDATSRLLVRYLPHLTKLDLSQCGNITDQTIHTLTSPISPLRESLTHVNLAGCVKVTEQCLALLRRCASLQSVDLRSCSQLGPDACQLLSSPTPAPPHDHTTLLKNS